The sequence GCGCTGCCGCCGGGCACGCTGCGCAAGCTCACCTACGGCGACGGGCGGCTCGTCGCGGAACTCGGGGGCCTCGACGATTCCCGCGTCTCCACGCTCGTCCGTGAACTCGCCGGCGCTGGACTCGCACCGGTCGCCGCTCCGGTCGGCGGCGGCGTGCGCCTCGCCCTGTCGATGGGTTCCTGATGGCCACCGGCGCGCTGCGGGAACGCTGGTACTCGCTCGCAGCACGAGAGCGGCGCTTCGTCGTCCTGGGTGTGCTCGTCGTCGGCGCCGCGCTCGCCCATGGGGTGCTGTGGCGGCCGGTCGTTGCCGACCTTCCCCGCGCCGAGCGCGAGGCAATCCGCGCCGAAACGCGGCTCGCGCACGCACGCGCCGCCGCGCTCACGGGCGGCGCCCGAGGCGAAGCGCCGGCGCGCGAACCGCTGGACGGCACGGTTCGCGCGGCGCTCGCGCGCGCCGGCGTCGCCCCCGCCGACGCCACGCTGGACTCGACTCCTGGCCGCGCGACGCTCGTGCTCCCGTCGGTGCGCTTCGACACGCTGGTGGCCCTGCTCGACGCGCTCGCGCGCGAGGCCGCCGTCCACGTCGTCGACGCGACGATCGCCGCGCGCGTCGAGCCGGGCCGCGTTCGCGCGGAACTCACGCTGTCACGCTGACGCCCCGATGGGCCGACTCTCCGCGCTCGTGCTGTTCGCGCTCGTCGTCGCGGTGACGGTGCTCGCGCTGCAGGCGCCCGCCGCATGGTTCGTGCACCGGCTCGCCGCCGCGCTCGGCGGATCGGTGCGGATCCTGGATGCCGAGGGCACCGTGTGGAACGGGCGCGGCATCCTCGCGAGTCCCGACGGCCGCTGGAAGGTGCCGGTCGGATGGCACCTGCGGGCGGCACCGCTCCTGCGCGGCGAGGTCGAGGTGGAACTCGAACCGCAGCAGGGCCGGGACACGCCGCGAGGTGTGCTCCGGCTGTCGCGCTCCGGAGTCGCGGCACGGGGACTCGTCGTCGACCTGCCCGCCTCCGCGCTGTCGAGCGCCTTCGCCGGCGAGGCCCCCGTCGCGTTCGGGGGTTCGATCCGCATCGACGCCCGAGACGTCGACATCGAAGGCAATGCGGGTCGCGGCACCGTCGCGGCGCACTGGGAACGCGCACGGCTCGGCGCCGCCGACGGCACGAGCGTCGCGCTCGGAGTCGTGCGCGCCACGTTCACGCCGCGCGACGGCGTGCTGGCCGGCACGATCGGCAACGAGGGGGGTGAGGTCGCGGTCGACGGCACGATGACGCTCTCCGCCGGCGGCATCACGCTCGACGCATCGCTCGTGCCGCGCGGGGGCGCCGGCGATTCGACCGCGCGCGTCCTGGGTCAACTGGGCCCGGTCGACGGGCACGGCGCGGTCCGCCTGCGCTGGATCTCCGAGCGACGGTAGTGAGTACCCGACGCGCGCGGCGCGCCACGCGGGCGGCCGCGCCTGTGCGCTTCGCCTCGCTCGACGCGCTGCGCGGCGTCGCGATCGTCGCGATGATCGGCTACCACTTCTCGTTCGATCTCGCCCTGTTCCGCATCGCGCGCTTCGACTTCGAGCGCGAATGGTTCTGGCTCGTCGCCCGCGCCGTCATCGTGACCGCGTTCCTCGTCACCTCGGGCATCTCGCTCACGCTCGCGCGCGTGCAGGGCACCTCGGGCGCGAAGCGCTGGCGCCGGATCGCGCTCATCGCGGCGTGCGCCGCCACGGTCAGCGCGGCGAGCGCCCTCGCGTTCCCGCGCACCTGGATATCGTTCGGCATCCTGCACGCGATCGCCGTCGCCTCGGTGCTCGCCTGGCCGCTCACGCGCGCACCGCGGCTCGCGCTCGCATCCGGCATCGCCGCGATCGCCGCGGGACTCGCGTTCTCTCATCCGGCGTTCGACACACGCGCGCTCTCGTGGATCGGCTTCACGACGGTGAAACCGCCGACCGAGGACTACGTGCCGCTCTTCCCCTGGCTCGGCGCCGTGCTCGTCGGCGTGTGGCTGGGGGCGATCCTCGCGAAGCGCTCCTTCGCGCCGCTCGCGGGGCTCGCGAAGGCACCGCGCGCGATCCAGTGGCTGGGTCGCCACAGCCTCGCCGTCTACATGCTCCACCAGCCGGTCCTCATCGGCGCGCTCGCGGTTGGACTGGGCAGGTGGCCGTGAGCAGTTGTCAGTTGTCAGTTGTCAGTTGTCAGTGGCGGCGGAGTTTCCGGGGCGGCGCGTCAAGCGCCGGGTTCAGGAGTCAGGAGTCAGTTGACAGGTGACAGTAGCGGCGGAGTTTCTGGTGGCGGCGCATGAAGCGCCGATGCCGTTTCTCGGCATGTCCGACCGCTGGAGACAGAATTACTGCGCGGCGGGTGCGGTGGCGGTGCCGGCGATCTGATATAGTGGAGGGCTATTAGGCGCGTAGCTCAGCTGGTTAGAGCACCACCTTGACATGGTGGGGGTCGTTGGTTCGAGTCCAATCGCGCCTACCATTTCCCTCGTCGCCGCCCGATTCCCGGGCGCGCGCGACTTTCCCTCAGGGCGATTCCCGCTGCCGCCGCGTGCGGTCCTGACGAAACGAGGCTCAGGCGGTCCAGCGGCCCGACCCAACCGCACGCTCCAGCCGCGCCACGTGCGGCGCGACGTCGTAGCCGTTGGCGGTGAGCCACGCATCGTTGTAGTAGGTGTCGAGGTAGCGATCGCCGCCGTCGCAGGCGAGCGTGACGATCGAACCGGATTCACCGCGCTCCACCATGCCGCAGGCGAGTTCGAGCGCGCCGCAGAAATTGGTCCCGGTCGAGCCGCCGTAGCGGCGGCCGGCGAGGCGCTCGACCACGCGCATCGCGGCGTAGGACGCGTCGTTGGAGACGCGGATCATGCGGTCGACGACGCCCGGCTCGAACGACGGCTCGACGCGCGGACGGCCGATGCCTTCGACGTCGGAGCCGCCCTCGGCGGTGACCGACGCATCCCGGCTCTGGAAGTAGTCGTAGAACACCGAGCGCTCCGGATCGACGACACAGAGCTCCGTCGCGCAGCCGTGGTAGCGGATGTAGCGGCCGATCGTCGCCGACGTGCCGCCGGTGCCCGCGCCCACGACCACCCAGCGCGGCTGCGGGTGCGGCTCGCCGCGCATCTGCTCGAAGATCGATTCGGCGATGTTGTTGTTGCCGCGCCAGTCGGTCGCGCGCTCGGCGTAGGTGAACTGGTCCATGTAGTGGCCGCCGGTCTCGCGCGCGAGGCGCTCGGCCTCCGAATACACCTCGCCGGCGCTGTCGACCGCGTGGCAGCGCCCGCCGTAGTACTCGATCAGCGCGATCTTGGCGGGTGAGGTGCCCCGCGGCATCACCGCGACGAACGGCAGGCCCAGCATCCGGGCGAAATAGGCCTCGGACACGGCCGTGCTGCCCGACGACGCCTCGACGATGGTCGAGCCTTCGCCGATCCAGCCGTTGCACAGGCCATAGAGGAAGAGCGAGCGCGCGAGCCGGTGCTTGAGGCTTCCGGTCGGGTGCGTCGACTCGTCCTTGAGGTAGAGGTGCACCCCCGGCATCGCGGGCAGGTCGATCGCGATCAGGTGCGTGTCGGCCGAGCGCTGGAAGTCGCGCTCGATGCGGTGGACGGCTTCCTTGACCCAGGCGCTAGGCATCGTGTCGGCGCGGCGCGGGGATGGTGGGTCCGCGTCCGGCGGGGCGAAGTCTCGCATCGGGCATACTGGCGGACAAGCGTGAAGGACCGAATCCCGGTTTCGCCGCGCACGAATCCTTGCGCTACAGCCTCGTCGACCTGAAGCTCGTCGTCGCGATCGCCGACGCCGGCAACGTTTCGCGCGGCGCGGCGCGCTGCCACCTCGCGCCGTCGTCGGCGAGCCTGCGCATCCGCCAGCTCGAGGAATCGCTCGGGACGCCGCTGTTCCGGCGCGAGGCGCGCGGCGTGTCGCTCACCCCGGCCGGTCGTGCGATGCTCGAGCACTGCCGGCGCTGCCTCGCCGAACTCGAGCAGATGCACGCCGACCTCGCGCCCTACGCCCAGGGCGTGACCTCGCAGGTGCGCCTGTTCGCCAACTCGAGCGCGGTCGCCTCCTTCCTGCCCGACGACCTCGGCGCCTATCTGGGCGCCCACCCGGGCGTGCGCGTATCGCTGGAGGAACACGTGAGCGAGGACATCGTCGTCGCGGTCGCCGAAGGCCGCGCCGACCTCGGCGTCGTGACCTGGGACGACGAGCACCCGGACCTCGCGTTCGAGCCCTACCGGCACGACGAACTGGTCGTCGTCGCCCCCGCGGGGAGTCCGCTCGCCGCGGGCACCTCGGTACGGTTCGCCGACTGCCTGGTCCACCCGTTCGTGTCGCTGTGGAGCGAGTCGGCGATCCATCATTTCCTCGTCGATCGCGCCGCCGCGCTCGGCCGGACGATGGACGTCCGCATCCAGGTCGCGGGATTCGCCGCGGTGCTGTCGCTGGTGCGTGCGGGCGCCGGGATCGCCGTCCTGCCCCGCTCGGTGCTCCGTCCGCTCCATGCCGACGCCCTCGCGGTCCTCGCCTTGGACGAGCGCTGGGCCCCGCGCCGGCTGTCGCTGTGTTCCCCCCGCGATCGCGCGCGCATCACCGACCCGGCCAGGGCGCTCCTCGCGGCGCTGCGCCAACGCAGCGATGCGGGCACGCCGCCCTCGCGCCCGGCCCCTTAGCCGGTCCGGTCTCCCCACCCCACCGCACGGACCTCGCCGAGCGTTCGCACCGCGCGAATCGAGGATTCGGGTGTTCCCGTTTGCCCGGGCGGCGAGTCGATGCAAGACTTCCATCCTGACGGGCACCGCGGGCGGGCCCGGCAGCACGGACGAAAGGGATACGACGATGCAGGCGAACGATCACTGGGGGCGCGTCGAGCGCGCGTTGGCAGGCGAGGCAACCGACCGTCCGCCGATTGCGCTGTGGCGCCATTTCCCGGAGGACGACCAGCATGCCGACAAGCTCGCTGCGCACACGCTCGCATGGCAGAAACGCTGGGGGTTCGACCTGGTCAAATTCATGCCGTCGGGCACCTACGGCGTCGAGGACTTCGGAGCGGTCAGCGTGTGGAAGGAACAGCCGAACGGTGCGCGCACGGTGGTGAAGCCCGCGGTCGTGCGCACCGAGGACTGGGCGGCGATCCGCGACCTCGACGTGCGGCGCGGCAGCTAC is a genomic window of Burkholderiales bacterium containing:
- a CDS encoding type II secretion system protein M, whose protein sequence is MATGALRERWYSLAARERRFVVLGVLVVGAALAHGVLWRPVVADLPRAEREAIRAETRLAHARAAALTGGARGEAPAREPLDGTVRAALARAGVAPADATLDSTPGRATLVLPSVRFDTLVALLDALAREAAVHVVDATIAARVEPGRVRAELTLSR
- the gspN gene encoding type II secretion system protein N — its product is MGRLSALVLFALVVAVTVLALQAPAAWFVHRLAAALGGSVRILDAEGTVWNGRGILASPDGRWKVPVGWHLRAAPLLRGEVEVELEPQQGRDTPRGVLRLSRSGVAARGLVVDLPASALSSAFAGEAPVAFGGSIRIDARDVDIEGNAGRGTVAAHWERARLGAADGTSVALGVVRATFTPRDGVLAGTIGNEGGEVAVDGTMTLSAGGITLDASLVPRGGAGDSTARVLGQLGPVDGHGAVRLRWISERR
- a CDS encoding DUF1624 domain-containing protein codes for the protein MSTRRARRATRAAAPVRFASLDALRGVAIVAMIGYHFSFDLALFRIARFDFEREWFWLVARAVIVTAFLVTSGISLTLARVQGTSGAKRWRRIALIAACAATVSAASALAFPRTWISFGILHAIAVASVLAWPLTRAPRLALASGIAAIAAGLAFSHPAFDTRALSWIGFTTVKPPTEDYVPLFPWLGAVLVGVWLGAILAKRSFAPLAGLAKAPRAIQWLGRHSLAVYMLHQPVLIGALAVGLGRWP
- a CDS encoding PLP-dependent cysteine synthase family protein yields the protein MPSAWVKEAVHRIERDFQRSADTHLIAIDLPAMPGVHLYLKDESTHPTGSLKHRLARSLFLYGLCNGWIGEGSTIVEASSGSTAVSEAYFARMLGLPFVAVMPRGTSPAKIALIEYYGGRCHAVDSAGEVYSEAERLARETGGHYMDQFTYAERATDWRGNNNIAESIFEQMRGEPHPQPRWVVVGAGTGGTSATIGRYIRYHGCATELCVVDPERSVFYDYFQSRDASVTAEGGSDVEGIGRPRVEPSFEPGVVDRMIRVSNDASYAAMRVVERLAGRRYGGSTGTNFCGALELACGMVERGESGSIVTLACDGGDRYLDTYYNDAWLTANGYDVAPHVARLERAVGSGRWTA
- a CDS encoding LysR family transcriptional regulator; translated protein: MRYSLVDLKLVVAIADAGNVSRGAARCHLAPSSASLRIRQLEESLGTPLFRREARGVSLTPAGRAMLEHCRRCLAELEQMHADLAPYAQGVTSQVRLFANSSAVASFLPDDLGAYLGAHPGVRVSLEEHVSEDIVVAVAEGRADLGVVTWDDEHPDLAFEPYRHDELVVVAPAGSPLAAGTSVRFADCLVHPFVSLWSESAIHHFLVDRAAALGRTMDVRIQVAGFAAVLSLVRAGAGIAVLPRSVLRPLHADALAVLALDERWAPRRLSLCSPRDRARITDPARALLAALRQRSDAGTPPSRPAP